Genomic DNA from Telopea speciosissima isolate NSW1024214 ecotype Mountain lineage chromosome 2, Tspe_v1, whole genome shotgun sequence:
TTCTGTTTGAATTCCCTCACCAGCAAGCTAATGGTAGCTCCAGTGTTCCCAGCTTTTTGTTTCTAAGTTCGTTCAAATCACAattatcggaaaaaaaaaatcacaagtaTAGGTCTGGTGTCCTTCGGTGTTTTACAAAACACCAAATCAAGAAATAAGTATTCAGATCATATTAACTGTACAAGCTTTGGTCACGGAATCTTTTCTTGATTTTATAATCAGGTGACCCTAATGCTCACATGGCAGTAGTTTTATGATCTGATCCTGAACCTGGCTAAACTATGTGACTCAGTCAGGTTTTGATCAATGAAGAGCTTTGGGACATTAGTGACCAACTGGACATCTGGAACTTTGTTCATTTGAGAAGCTACACCAACTGCTGTTGACATCTaagatttttgtttcatttaaaGCATATGTAGAGGCAGAGGCTACAACTACATTTGGTTATGCCCTGTTAATGACATTCTTGTTTTGGTTATTTTAGTAAGAAAACCTTTCTACATACCTTCAGTTTGTCAAGCCCTTTTTATGCTAAAATgtcctttttttccctttactAATTATTTGGTAAAACGATATTAACACACAGCAAGAACAAGATCATTATTATTGTGTAAAGAGCATTCATTGTTTTGTAAAAGTTTGAAAATATCCATCTTGGCTTGCTACGGTACGTGGTGAATTTGTGAAAGTGGATGTGTTGTTCAATGCCATTATTTGCTTAACCATCTTTTCAGGTCTCTGGAGAAATGCCTAATGCTACACCTGACAACCAATCTGTCCGAACTACGTCAGGTCCTCTGTGTTCTGGTGAGAAGCGTGGCCACTCGCTTTCTTATGTTGATCCAAGTCAACCAGGTATCAATGTACTTGTATTTATTAATGCTGTTAACCTCTTTGGAGCATCTTATGATTGTGTTCTAAATGATAACAGTTCCTGTGAGGATTGTTGATCCTTCAAAGGATTTGAATTCTTATGGGCTTGGGAATGTTGACTGGAAGGAAAGGGTGGAAGGTTGGAAACTTAAACAGGAAAAGAATATGATGCAAATGACCAGCAGATACACTGAAGGAAAGGGAGACATGGAAGGCACTGGTTCAAATGGTGAAGATCTCCAAATGTGAGCACTGGCTTgttgaaaattaaaaatttatttaGCTTGTTTATTAATGATGTCCTCTATTTAGAGTTTTGTGAATGTCTGAGCACTCGGTCAGCATATTCTTTGGTGTATACAATATGATTTTAACATTTGAACCAATACACTCATCCCTCCACTGCAGGGTTGATGATGCTCGTCAACCAATGAGTCGTGTGGtgccaatttcttcttctcatctcacCCCTTATCGCATTGTGATTATACTACGGCTTATTATCCTGGGTTTCTTCTTGCAATACCGTGTGACGCACCCTGTACCTGATGCTTATCCATTATGGCTAACATCAGTTATCTGTGAGATTTGGTTTGCCTTGTCTTGGCTTCTGGATCAGTTTCCGAAATGGTATCCTGTCAACCGTGAAACATACCTTGACAGGCTTGCTCTCAGGTTAGTTATGTTGTGTGTGCTCTTCCCTTTTATTGGTGCTCTAAAACATATTGAAACTTATGTTGGAATGGGAGAAAGGATTAAATGCTGGAGAAATGCTTAATTCCCTCAATTGTTTCCTCCTTTTCTGATTGGAGTAGAAATTGTTCTATTTATATTTGTTTCTCCATATTTTAGAAATTCTGAATTATAATTCTGTTTATCTACGGTTTGAATTTACAGATATGACCGGGAAGGAGAGCCATCACAGCTTGCTCCAATAGATGTCTTTGTCAGTACGGTGGACCCTCTCAAAGAGCCACCTCTTGTAACTGCCAATACTGTGTTGTCCATACTTGCAGTGGATTACCCAGTTGACAAGGTCTCATGCTATGTATCTGATGATGGTTCCGCCATGTTGACTTTTGAATCTCTGTCTGAGACTGCAGAGTTTGCAAGGAAATGGGTGCCCTTCTGTAAGAAGCATAGTATTGAGCCTCGGGCCCCTGAATTCTATTTTGCCCAGAAGATTGATTACTTGAAGGACAAGATACAACCATCTTTTGTGAAAGAGCGCAGGGCAATGAAGGTGAGTGAGAGTGAGTGCATTAGTTTGAGTCATATCCTGGTCGCTTTGACGCACGGAagaattattaaatattaactaaaaaactttaaaatataaattatgAACTATAAAATAAGTAACTATAATATATTTAGAAGACATAACTAAATAAGAAGTTAACTATAATATATTTAGAAGACATAATTAAATAAGAAGTCATCTGGAATCTAATATATGGTGCTTGCCTTGACACACAGGCATCATGGAAATGGGCCATCACCTTGGCACCATGACTATGACTTTGGATATGTATATTGCATGTAACTGGATTACACTCAAGTACATAGGCGATATGAGGGCCCCTGGCCAATCAGTCTCAATGGATCTTACCCCTTGTTAAGTCACTGAATGATGTTGTTGAAATTGGTCACTACATTTAATTGGACATCCCAAAAATTACAGAGGAATCTAAACCTTCAGGCGTGGAGTGAACATGGATGGCTTAAGGAAGATTATATTAATGACTGGCAAACTTCAAGGTTGGGTGGTTAGACCTTAGACTTGTGCCACTGTCTACGTTTCGGTGTGCATTTCATCTGAGAAGCATATCTGCTGACCTACCAACCTGAATCATTAAGTCACTTGTGCAAGATATGGTAGGTAGGCATCATGGTAAAATACTGGACCACTCCATATAGAGAACCATTGGAACGAACTTGTGTGTGTAGAATGAAActagtttattatgtttttattgattttgcaACCTCTAAGATGAGGATCATTTTGTTCACAGAGGGAGTATGAAGAATTTAAGGTGCGAATCAATGCGTTAGTTGCCAAAGCTCAGAAAATGCCTGAAGAGGGTTGGACAATGCAGGATGGTACTCCTTGGCCAGGCAATAATCCTAGGGATCACCCAGGCATGATCCAGGTATTGTTTCCCTTCCAAAACTATGTTTTGACACCATCATTATTTTGTTTGTCTGcttattcttttgttttgtggAAGCACAGGTGTTCTTAGGCCATAGTGGAGGGCTTGATACTGATGGAAATGAACTGCCTCGACTTGTTTATGTTTCCCGTGAGAAAAGACCAGGTTTCCAACATCACAAAAAAGCTGGTGCTATGAATGCTTTGGTATGTATTCTCTAAAAATTCCCAATTTTTTTATGTGCAAGTGTTTTTCCTAGATACATCTTTAGGAGTAATTGATGCTGCTGGTCGTCTTGCTGAGTCATGCTGTGACTGGGTAGCAGCTGGATGGGCCATAGCTCAAATATCTTGCCAATAGAATGAGTTTGATGGCCTCACTTGCGTTTTACGGATCATAAAAAATTGTGCAGAGTCAAGGTGATCATTTAAATTTCGATCTGGGTttcgaaaccaaaatattttggattttggtcGAAATTCAACCAAAATCTGGTATATTTCTGTTGTAAATTTCGGTTGGCCATTTCAATGGCTGTATTTTTCCCAGAAACTTTAGAGGAATCCTAATTAAACATCTCTAAACATATTTGAACCTTTAGattattgaaaaaaaacaaccaaaatggtagtttggctttggaTCCTAGGTTGCTAGGCTATGCTAGACCCTGCTGTATACTTTCTCTAATatagcctattctacacattatttagtactagaacacacAAAAGTctattaaaacaactaaaatgtGCATTAGGAATGAAAAACATAATATTGGAAGCCATTCTCTAATTATCAATCACATTACATTGTACATGTTCCATACTGACATGGTAGTCCCCAACACCTTGTTCCATAATCGGAATGCATTCAAAATTGGAATCTTGCTTAAATCCTGCAAATCGTTGATGTAAATGTGTTGTAGTAGTCCCTAACACTTTGTTCCACCAAGAAATGTAGGTGATTTGGCAAACATCATGAAATATGAGGTTTTCTGGGGTTTTTTCTCTTCCTGTTGAAGCTGTCGAAACTCATGAAACGGGTCAAAATTTTAACGCATTTTGATCGAAATGTTGAATTTATAACATTGCTTTGTATCGTTTCGCCGAAATGAGACCGAAATTCCAGCTGAAATGCTGAAGTTTCGGTCAAAATCTGGTACCCCTATAGAATCAACCCCTGTTTGATTTTGAGGCTTCTCGAAACCGAAAATGTGATCAATTGCCAATTTGCCAGACGGAAAATGTGGTTCCACCTAGGAGTAGCACACTACTAGTTTTCCTATTTCATGGTAATGACgtggatttatcttgtaatttcagATCAGAGTATCAGCTGTCCTGACCAATGGCGCCTACCTTTTGAATGTTGATTGTGATCACTACTTCAATAACAGCAAAGCTCTTCGTGAAGCTATGTGCTTCATGATGGATCCTGCCCTGGGGAGGAAAACTTGCTATGTTCAGTTCCCCCAGCGTTTTGATGGGATTGATCTGCACGATCGATATGCTAATCGCAACATTGTCTTCTTTGATGTATGAATTCATCTCCCATCCCATCGACAAATTTTTCGAGTACCTACCATATTTGAAGTTATCATAGGTGAAGAATTCATTCTTAATGCTGTTTTACTTGCAGATCAATTTGAAGGGGTTGGATGGCATCCAGGGTCCGGTCTATGTGGGGACAGGATGCTGTTTTAACAGGCAAGCTCTATATGGATATGATCCTGTCTTAACGGAGGAAGACTTGGAACCCAACATCATAGTGAAGAGTTGCTGTGGTTCAAGAAAGAAGGGCAGGAGTGGgaataaaaaatacaatgaTAAGAAGCAACAAATGAATCGAACTGAGTCGCAAGTTCCTATTTTCAACATGGAAGACATTGAAGAGGGTGTAGAAGGTGTGTTTTTTTAGACAAACTTCATGAATCCTTTCTCTTTTGTCTTAAAGTGAATATTCACTGCTGATCCCATCCATGTTTGGTGGAATCCAGTTTCCATACAAAAGCATACACATACATACGCACGACCTCAACTTATCTAATGTATCAAAATTCCCATGTATATGTGACTAGTCTATGACAAATCTGTCTAGATTTATTGTTTTTATAGTCTGTCTACCTGATTTGATGTGTATCACATCCGTTGATGTTCTTCAGGTTATGATGATGAGAAGTCACTTCTCATGTCTCAAAAGAGCTTAGAGAAGCGATTTGGTCAGTCCCCGGTTTTTATTGCATCCACCTTCATGGAACAGGGGGGCATCCCTCCATCAACCAATCCCGCGACTTTGCTAAAAGAAGCAATCCATGTCATTAGCTGTGGTTACGAGGACAAGTCTGAATGGGGCAAAGAGGTGAGCCAAAATCTAAGCACATCTTGCTTCTTTAGTTTAATGGGATTTGTCTCTTATATGACTGGACAaagcttcttttcttctttcagaTTGGGTGGATTTATGGTTCTGTGACTGAGGATATCTTAACTGGATTCAAGATGCATGCCCGAGGATGGATATCAATTTATTGCATGCCTCCCCGCCCAGCATTTAAGGGGTCTGCACCAATCAATCTTTCTGATCGTCTGAATCAGGTTCTCCGATGGGCATTAGGATCAATTGAGATTCTGCTGAGTAGGCATTGTCCTATATGGTATGGTTACAGTGGAAGACTGAAGCTGTTGGAGAGACTGGCCTACATAAATACCATTGTTTACCCGCTCACTTCCATTCCATTGATTGCCTATTGTAT
This window encodes:
- the LOC122652268 gene encoding probable cellulose synthase A catalytic subunit 1 [UDP-forming] isoform X2; this translates as MEANAGMVAGSHKRNEFVMIRHEGEVGPKPLKHLNGQVCQICGDTVGLTASGDVFVACNECGFPVCRPCYEYERKDGNQSCPQCKTRYKRHKGSPRVEGDDEEDDVDDLENEFNYTHGKRQWQGDDVELSSSSRHESQHPIPLLTNGLLVSGEMPNATPDNQSVRTTSGPLCSGEKRGHSLSYVDPSQPVPVRIVDPSKDLNSYGLGNVDWKERVEGWKLKQEKNMMQMTSRYTEGKGDMEGTGSNGEDLQMVDDARQPMSRVVPISSSHLTPYRIVIILRLIILGFFLQYRVTHPVPDAYPLWLTSVICEIWFALSWLLDQFPKWYPVNRETYLDRLALRYDREGEPSQLAPIDVFVSTVDPLKEPPLVTANTVLSILAVDYPVDKVSCYVSDDGSAMLTFESLSETAEFARKWVPFCKKHSIEPRAPEFYFAQKIDYLKDKIQPSFVKERRAMKREYEEFKVRINALVAKAQKMPEEGWTMQDGTPWPGNNPRDHPGMIQVFLGHSGGLDTDGNELPRLVYVSREKRPGFQHHKKAGAMNALIRVSAVLTNGAYLLNVDCDHYFNNSKALREAMCFMMDPALGRKTCYVQFPQRFDGIDLHDRYANRNIVFFDINLKGLDGIQGPVYVGTGCCFNRQALYGYDPVLTEEDLEPNIIVKSCCGSRKKGRSGNKKYNDKKQQMNRTESQVPIFNMEDIEEGVEGYDDEKSLLMSQKSLEKRFGQSPVFIASTFMEQGGIPPSTNPATLLKEAIHVISCGYEDKSEWGKEIGWIYGSVTEDILTGFKMHARGWISIYCMPPRPAFKGSAPINLSDRLNQVLRWALGSIEILLSRHCPIWYGYSGRLKLLERLAYINTIVYPLTSIPLIAYCILPAVCLLTGKFIIPQISNLASMWFILLFISIFSTGILELRWSGVGIEDWWRNEQFWVIGGTSAHLFAVFQGLLKVLAGIDTNFTVTSKASDEDGDFAELYVFKWTSLLIPPTTLIIVNLVGIVAGVSFAVNSGYQSWGPLFGKLFFAIWVILHLYPFLKGLLGRQNRTPTIVIVWSILIASIFSLLWVRIDPFTSSTTTTTTASQCGIDC
- the LOC122652268 gene encoding probable cellulose synthase A catalytic subunit 1 [UDP-forming] isoform X1; the encoded protein is MEANAGMVAGSHKRNEFVMIRHEGEVGPKPLKHLNGQVCQICGDTVGLTASGDVFVACNECGFPVCRPCYEYERKDGNQSCPQCKTRYKRHKGSPRVEGDDEEDDVDDLENEFNYTHGKRQWQGDDVELSSSSRHESQHPIPLLTNGLLVSGEMPNATPDNQSVRTTSGPLCSGEKRGHSLSYVDPSQPVPVRIVDPSKDLNSYGLGNVDWKERVEGWKLKQEKNMMQMTSRYTEGKGDMEGTGSNGEDLQMVDDARQPMSRVVPISSSHLTPYRIVIILRLIILGFFLQYRVTHPVPDAYPLWLTSVICEIWFALSWLLDQFPKWYPVNRETYLDRLALRYDREGEPSQLAPIDVFVSTVDPLKEPPLVTANTVLSILAVDYPVDKVSCYVSDDGSAMLTFESLSETAEFARKWVPFCKKHSIEPRAPEFYFAQKIDYLKDKIQPSFVKERRAMKREYEEFKVRINALVAKAQKMPEEGWTMQDGTPWPGNNPRDHPGMIQVFLGHSGGLDTDGNELPRLVYVSREKRPGFQHHKKAGAMNALIRVSAVLTNGAYLLNVDCDHYFNNSKALREAMCFMMDPALGRKTCYVQFPQRFDGIDLHDRYANRNIVFFDINLKGLDGIQGPVYVGTGCCFNRQALYGYDPVLTEEDLEPNIIVKSCCGSRKKGRSGNKKYNDKKQQMNRTESQVPIFNMEDIEEGVEGYDDEKSLLMSQKSLEKRFGQSPVFIASTFMEQGGIPPSTNPATLLKEAIHVISCGYEDKSEWGKEIGWIYGSVTEDILTGFKMHARGWISIYCMPPRPAFKGSAPINLSDRLNQVLRWALGSIEILLSRHCPIWYGYSGRLKLLERLAYINTIVYPLTSIPLIAYCILPAVCLLTGKFIIPNISNLASMWFILLFISIFSTGILELRWSGVGIEDWWRNEQFWVIGGTSAHLFAVFQGLLKVLAGIDTNFTVTSKASDEDGDFAELYVFKWTSLLIPPTTLIIVNLVGIVAGVSFAVNSGYQSWGPLFGKLFFAIWVILHLYPFLKGLLGRQNRTPTIVIVWSILIASIFSLLWVRIDPFTSSTTTTTTASQCGIDC